A single window of Alosa alosa isolate M-15738 ecotype Scorff River chromosome 11, AALO_Geno_1.1, whole genome shotgun sequence DNA harbors:
- the prickle1a gene encoding prickle-like protein 1a — protein sequence MNLENVAGYHGAVRPLDMEQKVSKLTFGFQRSSTSDDDSGCALEEYAWVPPGLRPEQVQLYFSCLPEDKVPYVNSPGEKYRIKQLLYQLPPHDNEVRYCQSLSEEEKKELHMFSVQRKKEALGRGTLKMLPRTVVHAICDHCGESINGGEMTVFASRAGPALCWHPACFACSTCNELLVDLIYFYHEGKIHCGRHHAELLKPRCSACDEIIFADECTEAEGRHWHMKHFACFECETILGGQRYIMKDGRPYCCGCFESLYAEYCEACGEHIGVDHAQMTYDGLHWHATETCFSCAQCKTSLLGCPFLPRQGRIYCSKACSMGEDVHASDSSDSAFQSARSRESRRSVRMGKSSRSADQCRQSLLFSPAGNYKFPGFSGNAEDTLSTKLSQLSFPDGHFWGNREEQEQEAPEDHEEWAEHEDYMTQLLLKFGEHGVFQQQEDARPTELWMNESEVKTKAEPKPGGGSSSQSLASKKYQVDMYWAQSQDGLGDSAYGSHPGPASSRKIQELDLEEHGASGFKRNDKQWYNDSLECITDELKQNTASVRDSMDSLALSNITGASVDGDSKDRPLLYSLQNFPELEVEDCEKTSNMGTLNSSMLHRSANSLKSMTSELEQEEVVEEEQEEEVVPLPEARPKLPHLPVLRRTRSQSKPQQVKFSDDVVDNGRYSELEVRQPPMSERTRRRVYHFEEPDQRQHQHHHRHRRRRSRKSRSDNALHMPPKERARVYFREDHHRHGNPQQYGQQSQAHAASDYGLQNPAVERFLGLYGAEDDDWCSTCSSSSSESEEEGFFLGQPIPQPRQPRYHYYADDLPSQVSPNFGPRTKSKKKRGHKGKNCIIS from the exons ATGAACCTGGAGAACGTAGCCGGTTACCACGGTGCCGTGAGGCCACTGGACATGGAGCAGAAAGTCAGCAAGCTCACCTTTGGCTTCCAGCGGAGCTCCACGTCGGATGACGACTCCGGCTGCGCCCTGGAGGAGTACGCCTGGGTGCCGCCAGGCCTGCGTCCTGAGCAG GTCCAGCTGTATTTCTCCTGCCTGCCTGAGGACAAGGTTCCCTACGTGAACAGCCCTGGAGAGAAATACCGCATCAAGCAGCTCCTGTACCAACTGCCTCCCCACGACAATGAG GTGCGTTACTGCCAGTCCCTcagtgaggaggagaagaaggagctgCACATGTTCAGCGTGCAGCGCAAGAAGGAGGCGCTCGGGAGGGGGACACTCAAAATGCTGCCCAGGACAGTAGTACATGCCATTTGTGATCAT tGTGGGGAAAGTATCAATGGTGGCGAGATGACCGTTTTTGCCTCCAGAGCTGGGCCTGCACTCTGCTGGCACCCTGCCTGCTTCGCATGCTCAACCTGCAATGAGCTCCTGGTGGACCTGATATACTTCTACCATGAGGGCAAGATCCATTGTGGTCGTCATCATGCAGAATTGCTGAAGCCTCGATGCTCAGCTTGTGACGAG ATCATCTTTGCTGACGAATGCACAGAGGCAGAGGGCCGCCACTGGCACATGAAGCACTTTGCCTGTTTCGAATGCGAGACCATTCTGGGTGGGCAGAGGTATATCATGAAGGATGGACGGCCTTACTGCTGTGGCTGCTTTGAGTCTCTCTACGCAGAGTACTGTGAGGCATGCGGAGAGCACATTG GTGTGGACCATGCTCAGATGACATATGATGGCCTCCACTGGCACGCAACTGAGACATGTTTTAGCTGTGCCCAGTGCAAGACTTCCTTGCTGGGCTGTCCTTTCCTCCCGAGACAGGGGCGGATTTACTGCTCTAAGGCCTGCAGCATGGGAGAGGATGTCCACGCTTCGGACTCCTCAGACTCGGCCTTCCAGTCGGCCCGGTCTCGCGAATCCCGCCGCAGTGTGCGCATGGGAAAGAGCAGCCGCTCGGCGGACCAGTGCCGACAGTCGCTGCTCTTCTCCCCTGCTGGCAACTACAAGTTCCCAGGTTTCTCTGGAAACGCAGAGGACACGCTGTCTACCAAGCTGTCTCAGCTCAGCTTCCCCGATGGCCACTTCTGGGGGAACagggaggagcaggagcaggaggcccCTGAGGACCATGAGGAGTGGGCTGAGCATGAAGACTACATGACCCAGCTCCTGCTCAAATTCGGAGAGCACGGAGTGTTCCAGCAGCAGGAGGACGCCAGGCCAACAGAACTGTGGATGAACGAGTCTGAGGTCAAAACGAAGGCTGAACCCAAGCCaggtggtggcagcagcagccagAGCCTGGCTAGTAAGAAGTACCAGGTGGACATGTACTGGGCTCAGTCCCAGGATGGCCTGGGAGACTCGGCTTATGGCAGCCACCCTGGCCCTGCAAGCAGCAGGAAGATCCAGGAGCTGGATTTGGAAGAGCATGGTGCAAGTGGCTTCAAGCGGAATGATAAGCAGTGGTACAACGACTCTCTGGAGTGCATTACTGATGAACTGAAGCAGAACACGGCGAGTGTGAGGGACTCAATGGACTCTTTGGCATTGTCTAATATCACAG GAGCTTCTGTTGATGGTGACAGCAAAGATCGCCCACTACTTTACTCATTACAAAACTTTCCTGAACTTGAAGTAGAGGACTGTGAGAAAACCAGCAACATGGGAACTCTCAATTCCTCCATGCTCCACAGGAGCGCCAACTCCCTCAAGAGCATGACCTCCGAGCTGGAGCAAGAGGAGGTAGTggaggaagagcaggaagaAGAGGTTGTGCCACTACCAGAGGCGAGGCCCAAGCTGCCTCACCTGCCTGTGCTGCGTAGGACGCGATCGCAGTCCAAGCCCCAGCAGGTCAAATTCTCAGATGACGTGGTGGACAATGGACGCTACAGCGAGCTGGAGGTGCGCCAGCCACCGATGAGTGAACGGACTCGCCGACGCGTGTATCACTTTGAGGAGCCAGACCAGCGGCAACACCAGCATCATCACCGACACAGGCGGCGCAGGAGTCGCAAGTCGCGATCAGATAACGCCTTGCACATGCCCCCTAAAGAGAGGGCCCGCGTCTACTTCAGAGAGGACCACCACAGGCACGGAAACCCACAGCAGTATGGACAGCAGTCCCAAGCCCATGCTGCCTCTGATTATGGTCTGCAGAACCCAGCTGTGGAAAGGTTCCTGGGGCTCTATGGGGCTGAGGATGATGACTGGTGCTCCACCTGCTCCTCTTCTTCATCCGAATCAGAGGAGGAAGGGTTCTTCCTGGGCCAGCCAATTCCGCAGCCTAGGCAACCCAGGTACCATTACTACGCTGATGATCTACCCAGCCAAGTGTCTCCCAACTTTGGTCCAAGAACAAAATCCAAAAAGAAAAGGGGACATAAGGGCAAAAATTGCATAATTTCATAG